In Petrotoga sibirica DSM 13575, the genomic stretch GAACTTCTATCGGAAGAAAAGCTAAAATCCCTTGACGTAGACAAACACACCACCACTTACATGCCTCTAAGTACTTACAATGAACTACTTCGAAAAGTGGGGTGTGAAAATGAAAGATGAACTAAGAGAACAGCTCAAATATTGTCGACTAGCTGGTATATTAGAACGGTATGAGGATACACTACAAGAGGCAAAAAGAAACGAATGGGACAACGAAAAATTTTTTGAAACTTTGATTCAATGTGAAGTCATATCAAGGGGAAACAACAGATTTCAAAGGTTGTTACGCCAAGCGAAGTTTCCTAATCTAAAAACGATAGAC encodes the following:
- a CDS encoding ATP-binding protein — encoded protein: MKDELREQLKYCRLAGILERYEDTLQEAKRNEWDNEKFFETLIQCEVISRGNNRFQRLLRQAKFPNLKTID